One Canis lupus familiaris isolate Mischka breed German Shepherd chromosome 20, alternate assembly UU_Cfam_GSD_1.0, whole genome shotgun sequence genomic region harbors:
- the SETMAR gene encoding histone-lysine N-methyltransferase SETMAR produces MARNARESCGAVAMPCGMAASEEEPEAPSERLDVARGLENVPVSAWPPGTEPEPFQYTPDHVAGPGTDVDPTQITFPGCICLKTPCLPGTCSCLRHGENYDDNSCLIDIGSEGKCAKPVFECNVLCQCSDHCRNRVVQQGLQFQLQVFKTDKKGWGLRTLEFIPKGRFVCEYAGEVLGYSEVQRRIQLQTIQDPNYIIAIREHVYNGQVIETFVDPSCIGNIGRFLNHSCEPNLLMIPVRIDSMVPKLALFAAKDILPEEELSYDYSGRFLNLMDSEDKERLDHGKIRKCCYCGAKSCAAFLPYDSSLYCPLEKPNIS; encoded by the exons AAGCTGTGGAGCGGTGGCCATGCCATGCGGGATGGCAGCGTCTGAGGAGGAGCCTGAGGCCCCGAGCGAGCGCCTGGATGTCGCGCGCGGCTTGGAGAACGTGCCTGTGAGCGCGTGGCCCCCGGGGACGGAGCCAGAGCCCTTCCAG TATACTCCTGACCATGTAGCTGGACCTGGAACAGACGTTGATCCTACACAAATAACCTTTCCCGGATGCATTTGCCTCAAAACTCCCTGCCTCCCTGGTACTTGCTCCTGTCTCCGTCATGGGGAGAACTATGATGATAATTCGTGCCTTATAGATATAGGATCAGAAGGAAAGTGTGCAAAGCCAGTTTTTGAATGCAACGTCCTATGCCAGTGCAGTGATCACTGCAGGAACAGAGTAGTCCAGCAGGGTCTGCAGTTCCAACTCCAGGTGTTCAAGACGGATAAGAAAGGCTGGGGACTTCGTACCTTGGAATTTATACCAAAAGGACGGTTTGTCTGTGAATATGCTGGTGAGGTTTTGGGATATTCTGAAGTACAGAGAAGAATTCAGTTACAAACAATACAGGACCCAAATTACATTATAGCCATTAGAGAACATGTTTACAATGGGCAGGTAATAGAAACATTTGTTGATCCTTCCTGCATAGGAAATATTGGAAGATTTCTTAACCATTCTTGCGAGCCAAACCTGTTGATGATTCCTGTCCGAATTGACTCAATGGTACCAAAGTTGGCACTTTTTGCAGCCAAAGATATTTTGCCAGAAGAAGAACTCTCTTATGATTATTCAGGAAGATTTCTTAATCTAATGGACAgtgaagacaaagaaaggctAGATcatgggaaaataagaaaatgttgtTATTGTGGTGCCAAATCATGTGCGGCTTTCCTGCCTTACGACAGTTCACTGTACTGCCCCTTAGAAAAGCCAAACATCAGTTAG